From the genome of Nodosilinea sp. PGN35, one region includes:
- a CDS encoding peptidoglycan-binding protein, giving the protein MTLEHATAPLDQPLTADDLGTTLVDRLLGQGENPLDDLSQALRRHRATLIDYCTLALQPQLSAPDETRLGAILDQAVDDPWLSFWLDEADGWVSEHLQLLPEEALRQQQSKLRRTLSQTWVDTFWNDLQHRTKALQTYLKRVGVYSGAIDGIMGPTTQRAVESLKTAYPDGLPLGYL; this is encoded by the coding sequence ATGACCTTAGAACACGCGACGGCACCCCTAGACCAGCCCCTAACGGCAGATGACCTGGGCACTACCCTAGTCGATCGCCTGCTGGGTCAGGGAGAAAATCCCCTCGACGATCTCAGCCAGGCGCTACGGCGGCACCGCGCTACGCTGATTGACTACTGCACCCTGGCGCTTCAGCCCCAGCTGTCGGCCCCTGACGAAACCCGACTGGGCGCGATCTTAGACCAGGCTGTCGATGACCCCTGGCTGAGTTTTTGGCTAGACGAGGCCGATGGCTGGGTCAGCGAGCACCTCCAGCTGCTGCCCGAAGAGGCCCTGCGCCAGCAGCAGAGTAAGCTGCGGCGTACCCTCAGCCAAACCTGGGTAGATACTTTCTGGAATGATTTGCAGCACCGCACCAAGGCGCTTCAGACCTACCTCAAGCGGGTGGGGGTATACAGCGGGGCCATCGACGGCATTATGGGGCCGACTACCCAGCGTGCGGTAGAATCTCTCAAAACGGCGTACCCCGACGGTCTTCCTCTGGGGTATTTGTAG
- a CDS encoding thioredoxin domain-containing protein, whose amino-acid sequence MDKLLAQLRGSKLLLWGIIGALLVGMAIPLLLLVPRRNQAGPPASPEAHQEIVTAVITSTDRASLIGSSPTKGNPNAPIVLFKFSDFQCPYCTVAAGYMKEFVGNHEGEMLYVYKHFPLTQIHPEAMPAAKAAWAAQQQGQFWLYHDGLFVNQNRLGEDLYIELAEAMGLDMEQFNRDRASAEATAAIEQDLALAERLQLQGTPSFVMNDLLIPGGAPLQLFEEIFNQINTAIQSQG is encoded by the coding sequence ATGGATAAGCTTTTGGCGCAGCTGCGCGGATCCAAACTGCTGCTGTGGGGCATCATCGGGGCGCTGCTGGTCGGGATGGCAATTCCCCTGCTGCTGCTGGTGCCCCGGCGCAACCAGGCGGGCCCGCCTGCTAGCCCCGAGGCCCACCAGGAAATTGTCACGGCGGTGATCACCTCCACCGATCGCGCCAGTTTGATTGGCTCCTCGCCCACTAAGGGCAACCCCAACGCGCCCATCGTGCTGTTTAAGTTTTCCGATTTTCAGTGCCCCTACTGCACGGTGGCGGCGGGCTATATGAAAGAGTTTGTGGGCAACCACGAAGGCGAGATGCTCTACGTCTACAAGCATTTTCCCCTCACCCAAATTCATCCGGAGGCGATGCCAGCGGCGAAGGCAGCCTGGGCCGCCCAGCAGCAGGGGCAGTTTTGGCTCTACCACGATGGCCTGTTTGTCAACCAAAACCGCCTGGGGGAAGATCTCTATATTGAGCTGGCCGAGGCCATGGGGCTCGATATGGAGCAGTTTAACCGCGATCGCGCCAGTGCTGAGGCCACCGCCGCCATCGAGCAAGACCTAGCCCTGGCGGAGCGGCTTCAGCTCCAGGGCACGCCGTCTTTTGTTATGAATGACCTGCTGATTCCCGGCGGTGCGCCTTTGCAGCTGTTTGAGGAGATCTTCAACCAGATCAACACGGCTATTCAAAGCCAGGGCTAA
- a CDS encoding RNA polymerase sigma factor, which translates to MPLPNALGNMSQSDDTSGFKEFRPLADAPAPDVFDQALSEILGKDNPHAYPILTAIQRTLQQYHLEAQFEAHEILHEAYLRGKRKLQTGEVIRNPYAWLKATAFHVIYERKRKHRASATDPQVMEAVLPDYRLNLMQQQMLSEELDLLYQALHRLYQEDPTGTCLLYLRTVRGWSWSQISEWLAAEGQPAARASALRQRASRAKRRLHDIVWHATNPSAPPPTPLPCER; encoded by the coding sequence ATGCCGCTACCCAACGCCCTAGGGAATATGAGCCAATCTGACGACACCAGTGGTTTTAAAGAGTTCCGCCCCCTCGCCGATGCTCCAGCCCCAGACGTGTTCGATCAAGCGCTGAGTGAAATTCTTGGCAAAGACAATCCCCATGCCTACCCCATTTTGACGGCAATTCAGAGAACCCTCCAGCAGTACCACCTTGAGGCCCAGTTCGAAGCCCACGAAATTTTGCACGAGGCCTACCTGCGGGGCAAACGGAAGCTCCAGACCGGTGAGGTGATTCGCAACCCCTACGCCTGGCTAAAGGCCACAGCCTTTCACGTTATTTATGAACGCAAGCGCAAGCACCGGGCCAGTGCCACCGACCCCCAGGTGATGGAGGCGGTGCTGCCCGACTACCGACTGAATCTGATGCAGCAGCAGATGCTCAGCGAAGAGCTTGACCTGCTCTACCAGGCCCTGCACCGGCTGTACCAGGAGGACCCCACCGGCACCTGCCTGCTCTACCTCCGCACCGTGCGCGGCTGGTCGTGGAGTCAGATCAGTGAATGGCTGGCCGCCGAGGGGCAGCCCGCCGCCAGGGCATCGGCTCTGCGGCAGCGGGCCTCGCGGGCCAAGCGCCGCCTGCACGATATCGTGTGGCACGCCACCAACCCATCGGCCCCACCGCCAACGCCGTTGCCCTGCGAACGCTAG
- a CDS encoding RuBisCO accumulation factor 1, which translates to MVSPGSSSPPDADAVQDVLLRLRRKEGTWVTWAQGCQALQKARFTPQQIFEETGFEPIHQNQIVVAEQVYQSILKVGVAEATVAHFTERGSDALYELRVLSQGDRATTADFILQHGLDSEEVRDLVKPIKEYAYRKDKPEGFGDGPGDAIAYHFWKLARQKDDLADRSRLIAQGLRFATSPTARQQIEKLLTDFTVVKDRSAPRLPLYRLETESELPRMIPVVGQMPLTVDDLKAVPVVVAQEPFSMVSANGASAWIAVPGWQVIFRAEDPVGILTQSRQLPNYPSDGADETVLVVVDRSDRTWDDDGYFLTAEDDQLALVWSPNPIETPILGKMILILRPKRILDENYNRELWQLDE; encoded by the coding sequence ATGGTTTCTCCTGGTTCTTCGTCTCCCCCCGACGCCGATGCGGTGCAGGATGTTTTGCTGCGGCTGCGGCGCAAAGAGGGCACCTGGGTGACCTGGGCCCAGGGCTGCCAGGCGCTGCAAAAGGCGCGGTTTACCCCCCAGCAAATTTTTGAAGAAACTGGCTTTGAGCCCATCCATCAAAACCAGATTGTGGTGGCGGAGCAGGTCTATCAGTCGATTCTCAAGGTGGGGGTGGCGGAGGCGACGGTGGCCCACTTCACCGAGCGAGGCAGCGATGCCCTCTACGAGCTGCGGGTGCTCTCCCAGGGCGATCGCGCCACCACCGCCGACTTTATCCTCCAGCACGGCCTCGACTCGGAGGAGGTGCGCGATCTGGTGAAGCCGATCAAAGAATATGCCTACCGCAAAGACAAGCCGGAGGGCTTTGGCGATGGGCCGGGGGATGCGATCGCCTACCATTTCTGGAAGCTGGCCCGCCAAAAAGACGATCTGGCCGACCGCTCGCGCCTGATTGCCCAGGGCCTGCGCTTTGCCACTAGCCCCACCGCCCGCCAGCAGATCGAAAAGCTGCTGACCGACTTTACGGTGGTCAAAGACCGTTCCGCCCCCCGACTGCCCCTCTACCGCCTCGAAACCGAAAGCGAGCTGCCGCGCATGATCCCCGTGGTGGGGCAGATGCCCTTGACGGTGGATGACCTGAAGGCGGTGCCCGTGGTGGTGGCACAAGAGCCCTTTAGCATGGTCAGCGCCAACGGGGCCAGCGCCTGGATTGCGGTGCCCGGCTGGCAGGTGATCTTTCGGGCCGAAGACCCGGTGGGCATTCTCACTCAGTCGCGCCAGCTGCCCAACTACCCCAGCGACGGGGCCGACGAGACGGTGCTGGTGGTGGTCGATCGCAGCGATCGCACCTGGGATGACGACGGCTACTTTCTCACCGCTGAGGACGACCAGCTGGCCCTAGTTTGGTCACCCAACCCCATTGAAACCCCCATTTTGGGCAAAATGATTCTCATTCTGCGGCCCAAGCGCATTTTGGATGAAAACTACAACCGCGAACTCTGGCAACTAGACGAATAG